The following proteins are encoded in a genomic region of Vibrio spartinae:
- the tcdA gene encoding tRNA cyclic N6-threonylcarbamoyladenosine(37) synthase TcdA has translation MRELDTLASDDYNQRFGGTRRLYGHDAVEILRAAHVCVIGLGGVGSWGAEALARTGIGELTLIDMDDVCVTNVNRQIHAMQGTVGQSKIEVMAERIRLINPECRVNLIDDFISPDNQHLYLKPEFDYVLDAIDSLKAKAALLAYCRRNKIKVITVGGAGGQVDPTQIQVADLTRTIQDPLAKKLKDRLRRDYHFPKNPARKFGIECVFSTEQLKYPQADGSVCAMKSTAEGPKRMDCATGFGAATMVTASFGFVAAAKIVEKLIRKYQQ, from the coding sequence ATGCGTGAATTAGATACGCTGGCTTCTGATGATTACAACCAGCGTTTTGGCGGAACCCGCCGTCTTTATGGTCATGATGCGGTTGAGATTCTCCGTGCGGCACATGTCTGTGTCATTGGTCTGGGTGGCGTTGGTTCGTGGGGCGCAGAAGCGTTGGCCAGAACCGGTATAGGTGAACTGACTTTAATCGACATGGATGATGTATGCGTGACCAATGTGAATCGTCAGATCCATGCAATGCAAGGGACGGTTGGTCAAAGCAAAATCGAAGTGATGGCGGAGCGGATCCGGTTGATTAATCCCGAGTGTCGCGTCAATTTGATTGATGATTTCATCTCTCCTGACAATCAGCATTTGTATCTGAAACCTGAATTTGATTATGTGCTGGATGCAATTGATAGCCTCAAAGCAAAAGCCGCCTTATTAGCTTATTGTCGACGCAATAAGATCAAAGTGATTACGGTTGGCGGCGCCGGCGGGCAAGTCGATCCGACCCAGATACAGGTCGCGGATTTGACCCGGACCATTCAGGATCCACTGGCGAAGAAACTGAAAGATCGTTTACGGCGAGATTATCATTTTCCGAAAAACCCGGCACGGAAGTTTGGTATTGAATGTGTCTTCTCAACAGAACAATTAAAATATCCGCAGGCTGATGGTTCGGTTTGTGCGATGAAATCGACAGCCGAAGGTCCGAAGCGGATGGATTGTGCCACGGGGTTTGGTGCCGCAACCATGGTTACTGCAAGCTTCGGCTTTGTGGCAGCCGCTAAAATCGTCGAAAAACTGATCCGCAAATATCAACAGTGA
- the csdA gene encoding cysteine desulfurase CsdA yields MTLDISSVRQQFPSLNDAAYVYLDSAATTQKPQCVIDRLSHYYQHQNANVHRGSHQLTAEATQAFEQARSLVADFIGAASEQEIIWTRGATESLNLIAQSWGRANLSAGDEILVSETEHHANIVPWQLVAEQTGARVIKIPMTAQGEFGWEAYTQRLNAKTKLVAVAHMTNVTGTRLPLEAIIPLAHQNGAVVVVDGAQGIVHESVNMVEMDADFYVFSGHKLYAPTGIGVLYGKKHLLDAMPPWQGGGKMVEKVSFEQTTFTGLPGKFEAGTPNIAGAITLAEAIRWYQSFTIEDREQHLHQLQHAAYQALSQYEDVRVIGYQPNASILSFVVEGVHHQDVATLLDQQGIIVRAGHHCAHPCMDALGIQGTIRLSFGIYNTITDVQKFIAALDKCLSFF; encoded by the coding sequence ATGACACTTGATATTTCGTCCGTTCGCCAACAGTTTCCGTCGTTAAACGATGCTGCTTATGTCTATCTGGACAGCGCTGCGACCACGCAAAAACCACAATGCGTGATTGACCGATTGTCTCACTACTATCAGCACCAGAATGCCAATGTTCACCGCGGTAGCCATCAGCTCACGGCCGAGGCAACCCAAGCATTCGAACAAGCTCGCTCATTGGTTGCTGACTTTATCGGTGCAGCTTCCGAACAGGAAATTATCTGGACAAGAGGCGCAACAGAATCCTTGAACCTGATTGCTCAGAGTTGGGGAAGAGCGAACTTGAGTGCAGGCGACGAAATTCTGGTGAGTGAAACCGAGCATCACGCGAATATCGTGCCGTGGCAACTAGTCGCGGAACAAACGGGGGCTCGGGTCATCAAGATTCCGATGACGGCACAGGGAGAGTTTGGCTGGGAGGCTTATACACAACGGCTCAATGCCAAAACCAAGCTGGTAGCAGTTGCGCATATGACCAATGTCACCGGCACCCGGCTACCGTTAGAAGCGATTATTCCGCTGGCTCATCAAAACGGGGCTGTCGTCGTCGTGGACGGGGCACAAGGCATTGTTCATGAATCGGTCAATATGGTCGAGATGGACGCCGATTTTTATGTTTTCTCCGGCCATAAACTGTATGCGCCTACCGGCATCGGGGTTTTGTATGGCAAGAAACACCTATTAGATGCCATGCCGCCTTGGCAAGGCGGTGGCAAAATGGTCGAGAAGGTTTCTTTTGAGCAAACCACATTTACCGGATTACCCGGTAAATTTGAAGCGGGGACACCTAACATCGCCGGCGCGATTACGCTGGCTGAAGCGATTCGTTGGTATCAGTCTTTTACAATCGAAGACCGAGAACAACACTTACACCAATTACAACACGCGGCCTATCAGGCTCTAAGTCAGTATGAAGATGTCCGGGTAATAGGATACCAGCCCAACGCCAGTATTCTCAGTTTTGTGGTGGAAGGCGTTCATCATCAGGATGTCGCCACGCTCTTGGACCAACAAGGCATTATTGTCAGAGCGGGTCATCATTGTGCTCATCCTTGTATGGATGCATTGGGCATTCAGGGAACCATTCGTCTGTCTTTCGGGATTTATAACACCATCACAGATGTGCAAAAATTCATTGCCGCATTGGACAAGTGTCTGAGTTTTTTCTAA
- the csdE gene encoding cysteine desulfurase sulfur acceptor subunit CsdE: MPNLPLSPFGREITADDVQQIMANLHGWEDKYRQVIQWGKRLPAMPEDLKSERIQVSGCESQVWLVAESEQDQWFFCADSDARIVRGLIAIVMAAYQGKTRDAIAAFPIEDYFSRLGLLNHLSPSRGNGLRAIVRQIQILSQH; the protein is encoded by the coding sequence ATGCCTAATTTACCGTTGTCGCCATTTGGTCGTGAAATCACTGCTGATGATGTGCAGCAAATCATGGCAAACCTTCACGGCTGGGAAGATAAATATCGTCAGGTGATTCAGTGGGGAAAACGGTTACCCGCGATGCCGGAGGACTTGAAATCTGAACGTATTCAGGTCTCGGGTTGTGAGAGTCAGGTCTGGCTGGTGGCTGAATCTGAACAGGACCAGTGGTTCTTTTGTGCGGATTCCGATGCCAGAATTGTCCGCGGATTGATTGCGATTGTGATGGCGGCTTACCAAGGGAAAACGCGTGATGCGATTGCGGCTTTCCCTATTGAAGACTATTTTTCCCGTTTAGGCTTGTTGAATCATCTCAGCCCATCCCGGGGCAACGGCCTCCGTGCTATCGTCCGGCAAATCCAGATACTGAGTCAGCACTGA
- the recD gene encoding exodeoxyribonuclease V subunit alpha: MIQLDQALASLAEKRVIRPLDQQFARFIAHQCSQDQAAVAWLAALVSYELGRGHICVPLVDDQGRVTLAQLLFGHAVAELHAIREGVESLDWLAVIARCPLIGEPGSYLPLIFDGKRLYLQRYWFYEHQLALRLQKLSSPVLNDTTQTESLANTLNQLFPRPYDALFEALQQASSVGERQRLVCEYLDVVQESALDWASIDELLQQASSCSALLGLKTLIPESVCLNWQKVAAAIALSRRFAVISGGPGTGKTTTVARLLAALVSQNHSVQQQLVIKLVAPTGKAAARLTESIGQAVERLTIPAEMKALIPTQASTLHRLLGAIPNRAEFRHHQRNPLHVDLLVVDEASMIDLPMMYKLLMALPDHARLVLLGDKDQLASVEAGAVLGDLCAFQTQGYSRRQITQLARLTGYQFAPQLPHQEVPALADSLCLLQKSYRFHARSGIGQLAKAVNSGDVSQLFQVMQQSYTDVQIHGLDSESYHQMLQTLVAEYAHYLHAITDQSAIAEGTTPEKKAGYVLRLFHRCRLLCAIRDGDFGVTGVNQRVERALSRHQLIRKNDEPWYEGRPVMITRNDHHLELYNGDIGICMRDPQDERLKVYFEQFDGHVRGFLPSRIPQHETAYAMTIHKSQGSEFDFTLLLLPPDHTPLLTRELVYTGITRARKQLALFTSPKILQAAVRVKTQRVSGLREKMAE; encoded by the coding sequence ATGATACAACTGGATCAGGCTCTGGCATCGTTAGCTGAAAAACGTGTGATTCGTCCGTTGGATCAACAATTTGCCCGTTTTATTGCTCACCAGTGCTCACAGGATCAGGCTGCGGTGGCTTGGTTAGCCGCGCTGGTCAGTTATGAACTGGGCCGAGGACACATCTGTGTACCGTTGGTGGACGATCAAGGACGAGTGACGCTGGCGCAATTATTATTCGGTCATGCGGTTGCTGAGTTGCACGCGATCAGAGAGGGTGTTGAATCACTCGATTGGTTAGCGGTGATTGCGCGTTGTCCATTGATAGGTGAGCCGGGCAGTTACTTGCCGCTGATTTTTGATGGAAAACGGCTTTATCTCCAGCGTTATTGGTTTTATGAGCATCAGTTGGCGTTGCGCTTGCAGAAGTTGTCATCACCGGTCCTGAATGATACGACACAAACTGAATCTTTAGCCAACACGTTGAATCAATTATTTCCTCGTCCCTATGACGCGTTATTTGAGGCGTTACAACAGGCGTCATCTGTAGGAGAACGGCAGCGTCTGGTTTGTGAATATCTCGATGTTGTCCAAGAATCTGCGTTGGACTGGGCGTCGATTGATGAATTATTACAGCAAGCCTCCAGTTGTTCGGCACTTTTGGGGCTGAAGACGCTGATACCGGAATCGGTGTGTCTGAATTGGCAGAAGGTCGCAGCCGCGATTGCGTTAAGTCGTCGTTTTGCGGTGATTTCCGGTGGGCCGGGCACGGGGAAAACCACCACCGTCGCACGGTTGCTGGCGGCACTGGTGAGTCAAAATCATTCAGTTCAGCAGCAGCTGGTGATCAAACTGGTTGCCCCGACCGGAAAGGCCGCCGCACGATTGACCGAATCTATCGGTCAGGCGGTTGAACGATTGACCATTCCCGCAGAGATGAAAGCATTGATACCGACTCAGGCAAGTACGTTGCACCGGTTATTAGGTGCAATTCCGAATCGTGCCGAGTTTCGCCATCATCAGCGCAATCCGCTGCATGTTGATCTGCTGGTGGTTGATGAGGCGTCAATGATCGATTTACCGATGATGTATAAATTGTTGATGGCTTTACCTGATCATGCCCGCTTGGTGTTACTGGGAGATAAAGATCAGTTAGCCTCTGTCGAAGCCGGCGCGGTGTTAGGCGATCTCTGCGCCTTTCAGACTCAGGGATATAGCCGGCGTCAAATCACTCAGCTGGCTCGGTTAACGGGATACCAATTTGCGCCACAACTGCCTCATCAAGAGGTGCCGGCACTGGCGGACAGTTTGTGTCTATTACAAAAAAGTTACCGTTTTCATGCTCGCTCCGGGATCGGACAACTGGCCAAAGCGGTGAATTCAGGTGATGTCTCCCAGCTATTTCAGGTGATGCAACAAAGCTACACCGATGTGCAAATTCATGGGTTGGATAGTGAAAGTTATCATCAAATGTTACAGACACTGGTGGCGGAGTATGCGCATTACTTGCACGCAATTACGGATCAATCCGCAATTGCTGAGGGCACCACTCCGGAGAAAAAAGCGGGATATGTGCTGCGGTTATTTCATCGCTGTCGATTGTTGTGCGCGATTAGAGACGGTGACTTTGGTGTCACCGGTGTTAATCAGAGAGTTGAACGAGCCTTAAGCCGCCATCAACTGATTCGTAAAAATGATGAGCCGTGGTATGAAGGTCGTCCGGTGATGATCACCCGGAATGATCACCATCTTGAGTTATATAATGGGGATATCGGGATCTGTATGCGCGATCCTCAGGACGAGCGGCTGAAGGTCTATTTTGAACAATTTGACGGTCATGTCCGGGGTTTTCTGCCGAGCCGGATCCCGCAACATGAAACCGCTTATGCGATGACAATCCATAAGTCGCAGGGGAGCGAATTTGATTTTACGTTGTTGCTGCTCCCACCGGATCATACCCCGCTTTTGACGCGGGAGTTGGTTTATACCGGCATTACTCGGGCGAGAAAGCAGTTGGCACTCTTCACTTCCCCCAAAATCTTGCAGGCTGCGGTCAGGGTGAAAACTCAGCGCGTGAGTGGGTTAAGAGAAAAAATGGCAGAGTGA
- the mltA gene encoding murein transglycosylase A has protein sequence MKKILGLMLASVILNGCVHPTDRAQQYLDGTLSNDLNRTETITSNTPRDFTEFPLQSELVVQNSPSLAMLYQPLYEHLKEWIQQSGDPAELQQYGVQAAQLQGGDQQGNVLFTGYFSPVIELRHTPDEVFRYPLYAIPACEADCPTRAQIYAGALTGQGLELGYSANLIDPFIMEVQGSGFVHFGDDDSLEYFAYAGKNNKAYISIGKVLIDQGEIPREKMSLKAIKHWVMTHPEDEVKTLLEQNPSYVFFEPKAAAPVTGSAGIQLLPMASVAGDRRIFPMGTPILAEVPLLNADGSWSGTHELRLLIVLDTGGAVKDNHLDLYHGMGERAGIAAGHYRHFGRVWKLGLENSPTQAPWALPPEKLE, from the coding sequence GTGAAAAAAATATTGGGCCTGATGCTGGCATCTGTGATACTCAATGGGTGTGTGCACCCGACCGATCGTGCTCAGCAGTATCTCGACGGCACATTATCAAATGATCTCAACCGAACTGAGACCATTACTTCCAACACACCTCGGGACTTTACTGAATTTCCGCTTCAGAGTGAGCTGGTGGTACAAAACTCCCCGTCACTGGCGATGCTTTATCAGCCGCTTTATGAACATTTGAAAGAGTGGATCCAACAAAGTGGCGATCCCGCAGAATTGCAACAGTACGGGGTTCAGGCGGCTCAGCTTCAAGGGGGCGATCAACAGGGGAATGTTTTGTTTACCGGTTATTTTTCACCGGTGATTGAACTGCGTCATACACCTGATGAGGTGTTTCGTTATCCGTTGTATGCCATACCGGCCTGCGAGGCCGATTGCCCAACCCGGGCGCAGATTTATGCAGGGGCGCTTACCGGACAGGGATTGGAACTGGGTTATTCAGCGAATCTGATTGATCCGTTCATTATGGAGGTACAAGGCAGCGGGTTTGTCCATTTCGGGGATGATGATTCTCTGGAATATTTTGCCTATGCAGGGAAAAACAACAAAGCCTATATCAGTATCGGTAAAGTGCTGATCGACCAGGGCGAGATTCCACGGGAGAAAATGTCGTTAAAAGCGATTAAGCACTGGGTCATGACGCATCCTGAAGATGAGGTAAAAACCTTGCTGGAACAAAATCCTTCCTATGTGTTTTTTGAGCCGAAAGCCGCAGCACCGGTGACCGGTTCAGCCGGTATTCAACTGCTACCGATGGCTTCAGTTGCCGGGGACCGACGGATTTTTCCGATGGGAACGCCGATCTTGGCCGAAGTGCCCTTGCTCAATGCGGATGGTAGTTGGAGCGGAACACATGAGTTGCGGTTGTTGATTGTGCTCGATACCGGCGGTGCGGTGAAAGATAATCATCTCGACCTTTATCATGGTATGGGCGAACGAGCCGGGATCGCTGCCGGGCATTACCGTCATTTCGGACGCGTATGGAAACTGGGGTTAGAAAACTCTCCGACGCAGGCTCCGTGGGCTTTACCGCCAGAAAAGTTAGAATAG
- a CDS encoding DJ-1 family glyoxalase III translates to MSYNILVPIATGSEEIEAITIIDVMVRAGYHVVTASADPTEQLMMKASRGVMLTAETPLRHVIHQPFDAIVLPGGLAGAENFRDNPLLIEQLRQQKQAGRLVAAICAAPAIVFQHHHLFPEAQLTCHPNFQQQIPDAQRSTQRVVYDRSANVLTSQGPGTALEFALEVVRLLSGEQHMWQVAEPMVPPAEITPVQPLNT, encoded by the coding sequence ATGAGTTATAACATTTTAGTGCCCATAGCGACCGGCAGTGAAGAAATCGAAGCAATCACAATCATTGATGTCATGGTTCGGGCGGGTTATCACGTAGTAACCGCCAGTGCCGATCCGACAGAACAACTGATGATGAAAGCCTCGCGAGGCGTGATGTTAACGGCGGAAACACCGCTGCGGCATGTCATACACCAACCGTTTGATGCCATTGTCCTGCCCGGCGGCCTTGCAGGTGCAGAGAACTTCCGCGACAATCCGCTCCTCATTGAGCAACTCAGACAACAAAAACAAGCCGGTCGTCTGGTTGCTGCGATCTGTGCTGCGCCGGCCATTGTATTCCAGCATCATCACCTGTTCCCGGAAGCACAGCTCACCTGTCACCCGAATTTTCAACAACAGATTCCCGATGCACAGAGAAGCACACAGCGTGTGGTTTACGATCGCTCGGCCAACGTGTTAACCAGTCAGGGGCCCGGAACTGCCTTAGAATTCGCACTGGAAGTGGTTCGTCTGCTCTCCGGAGAACAACACATGTGGCAGGTCGCTGAGCCGATGGTTCCGCCTGCTGAGATTACGCCAGTTCAACCGCTTAATACTTAA
- the panE gene encoding 2-dehydropantoate 2-reductase → MNILVIGPGAIGSLWAIKLQQDGHQVAVFGRQTESHYQCRFGEHSYTFSNRQINDIKHADLILVTVKAWQATSALDSLARQIDPDTIMMLMHNGMGTVESIRTLLPTNPIVLATTTHGAFKPAPTQLFHTGQGETFIGAANEQGHRCQFLCDVLQHAFPEVHWHPQIEHALWRKLAVNCVINPLTAIHQCPNGNLAFPRYQAVISRLIAEVGAVMAAENIPVHLEELTTHIDCVITATSENKSSMHQDVYHRRKTEIDFITGYLLSRAKKHGIAVPENEALYHHIRTLEQQWESLI, encoded by the coding sequence ATGAATATTCTGGTGATTGGCCCGGGAGCGATTGGCTCGCTTTGGGCCATCAAATTACAGCAAGACGGACATCAGGTCGCAGTGTTTGGCAGACAAACCGAGTCTCACTATCAATGTCGGTTCGGTGAACACAGCTACACATTCAGCAACCGTCAGATCAACGATATCAAACACGCTGATCTCATTTTGGTGACCGTTAAAGCCTGGCAGGCCACGTCAGCCCTTGATTCACTCGCCCGTCAGATCGATCCTGACACCATCATGATGCTCATGCACAACGGAATGGGGACTGTTGAGTCAATCCGCACTTTATTACCAACCAATCCAATCGTTCTGGCGACGACGACACATGGCGCTTTCAAGCCAGCGCCGACACAACTCTTCCATACCGGACAAGGTGAAACCTTCATCGGTGCTGCGAATGAGCAAGGTCATCGCTGTCAGTTTCTGTGCGATGTCTTACAACATGCATTCCCTGAGGTTCACTGGCACCCACAGATTGAACACGCCCTATGGCGCAAACTTGCCGTCAATTGTGTGATCAATCCCCTAACCGCCATCCATCAATGCCCGAATGGCAATTTAGCATTCCCCAGATACCAAGCCGTCATCTCTCGTCTGATTGCGGAAGTGGGCGCCGTCATGGCTGCTGAGAACATTCCGGTTCATCTTGAAGAATTAACCACTCATATTGACTGCGTCATCACTGCTACATCGGAAAATAAGTCGTCGATGCATCAAGATGTTTACCACCGGAGAAAAACTGAAATAGACTTTATTACAGGGTATCTGCTCAGCCGTGCGAAAAAACATGGGATTGCAGTCCCAGAAAACGAAGCCTTATATCATCACATCAGGACATTGGAACAACAGTGGGAGTCACTCATATGA
- the argA gene encoding amino-acid N-acetyltransferase — translation MKNRSTALVKGFRQSTPYVNAHRGKTMVIMLGGEAVADKNFTNIISDIALLHSLGVKLVVVHGARPQINQILQDQACATPYYRGIRITNEKALPLVMQAAGQLQLSITGKLSLSLNNTPMAGNQLNIVSGNFVIAQPLGIDDGIDYGHSGRVRRINIDGINRALEQGSIVLLGPIASSVTGECFNLLSEEVATQVSIRLKADKLIGFCSEQGIIDEHGNAIAELFPADVEALLSRMEPDPEDEEQQDSHTGRVRFLRAAISACRAGVPRSHLVSYKEDGALIQELFSFDGIGTQVVMASSEQVRQATIDDIGGIFDLIQPLEDTGILVRRSREQLEQEIHRFTIIDRDGLIIGCAALYPYVEESMAEMACVAIHNEYRDSNRGLMLLNHMKGQAKNMGIEHMFVLTTHSLHWFREQGFVEMDVSSLPAIKQNLYNYQRRSKVLSLEL, via the coding sequence GTGAAGAACAGAAGTACTGCACTGGTTAAAGGCTTTCGCCAATCAACACCATACGTCAATGCTCACCGTGGGAAGACAATGGTCATCATGCTCGGTGGTGAAGCGGTCGCGGACAAAAATTTCACCAATATCATCAGTGATATTGCCCTGCTGCACAGTCTGGGGGTAAAGCTGGTCGTGGTGCATGGCGCTCGTCCGCAAATCAATCAGATTTTGCAGGATCAAGCATGTGCAACGCCCTACTATAGGGGGATTCGGATCACCAATGAAAAAGCTTTACCACTGGTCATGCAGGCCGCAGGTCAGCTCCAGCTTTCAATCACCGGCAAACTCTCCTTAAGCCTGAATAATACACCGATGGCGGGAAACCAACTGAATATCGTCAGCGGTAACTTTGTCATTGCCCAGCCTTTAGGGATTGATGATGGAATTGACTACGGTCACAGCGGACGGGTGCGCCGCATCAATATCGACGGGATCAACCGGGCTTTAGAACAAGGCTCGATCGTCCTGCTTGGTCCAATTGCCAGTTCGGTGACCGGAGAGTGTTTTAATCTGCTGTCGGAAGAAGTGGCCACGCAAGTCTCGATTCGTCTCAAAGCCGACAAATTGATCGGATTTTGTTCCGAACAAGGCATTATTGATGAACACGGCAATGCGATTGCTGAACTGTTCCCGGCCGACGTCGAAGCCCTATTGAGCCGAATGGAACCGGATCCCGAAGACGAAGAGCAGCAAGACAGTCATACCGGCAGAGTCCGTTTCCTCAGAGCTGCAATTTCAGCCTGTCGAGCAGGCGTCCCTCGCAGTCATTTAGTCAGTTACAAAGAAGATGGCGCCTTGATTCAAGAGCTGTTCTCTTTTGATGGTATCGGTACTCAAGTCGTGATGGCCAGTTCAGAACAGGTTCGTCAGGCCACCATCGATGATATCGGTGGTATTTTTGATTTAATCCAGCCACTGGAAGATACCGGCATTTTGGTGCGCCGCTCAAGAGAACAGCTTGAACAAGAAATTCATCGCTTTACCATTATTGACCGCGATGGGCTGATTATCGGTTGCGCTGCGCTTTATCCCTATGTGGAAGAGAGCATGGCAGAAATGGCATGTGTCGCCATTCATAATGAATACCGGGATAGTAACCGTGGACTGATGTTACTCAATCATATGAAAGGACAAGCGAAGAACATGGGGATCGAACATATGTTCGTTCTCACCACGCATAGCCTGCACTGGTTCAGAGAACAGGGGTTTGTTGAGATGGACGTGAGTTCACTGCCAGCAATCAAACAAAACCTGTACAACTACCAGCGCCGCTCCAAAGTTTTGAGTCTCGAACTGTAA